From Gemmatimonadota bacterium:
TGCCCGGACGACTGCTGCACCTGCGTGCGGAGCACGCGGCCGTTCTCGTCGATGAAGAACCAGACGTTGACCGTGCCGCCGATCCCGGCGTCACGGAGCAGCGGCGGGTACTCGCGCGTGAGCGCCCGCTGCACGTCGCTCCGGTTCTTCAGGTCGGGCCGCACCGTGAAGGGCGTGAACGTCGGCGCCGCGGACACGTCCGTCTCCGTCGCCTCGGGCGGCGGGGGCAGATCCTCGACGGGGTTATCGTCGAAGGTCGTGGGCGCGATCGTGATGTCCTCCTCGATCGGCGTATCGGCGATGACCGGCGTGGCCGGACGCGCGATGGCCTGGGGTGGCGGCGGGATCTCGATCTCGGGCGGCAGCTCGATGGCTTCCAGCTCCTCGGTCGCCACCGACACGTCGGCCGCGGTCATTTCCGGCCAGAACTGGAAGACCGCGAAGTGGATCGCCGTCGCCGCCACGATCGAGCCCCAGAACCAGGTGTTGAATCCCTGTTTGAAGCGGTCGTTCGCGGTGGTGCCGGCCGTGGCGGATGTCTCGGTCATCGTCTCTCTCCGGCCATGCGGCGCTCGAGCTCGGTGGCGAACACGACGCGGATTGCGCCGGCCTCCTGCAGCTCCTTCTGCACCAGGTCGATGTAACGGTACGGGACGTCCTTGTCGGCCCGGACCGACGTCACGAGGCGGCGCTCCGTCTCGATGTACATCGGCGCCACGAGGGACGAGACGTCCGCCATGGCCACCGGCCGATCGTTGACGAAGACGTTCCCGTTCTCGAGCACCCACAGCTCGAGGACGTTCTTCTTCTTCTCATCGATCTTCTGGGTAGCCTCGGCCTGGACCCAGTCGATGGGCTGCTCGCCCGACGTCCGGAAGACCGTGGTCACCATGAAGAAGATGAGGAGGAGGAACGCGATGTCGGCCAGCGAGGACGAGGGGATCTCGTCCGACACGCCCGACTTGCGCTTGAAGCCACCCTGCTTGATCGCCATGACGTCAGCCCTCCAGGACCTGCAGGGAGATCTTGTCCGCGCCCGCCGACTGCAGCGCGTCCAGGACGTCCACCATGAATCTGTACGGCGCGTCGGGGTGGGTCTTTACCGCCGCGATCAGGTTCGGGTTGTTCGTGACCTCGAGGCGCCACATGGCCTCGAGCTGCTCGGGGCGCACCTGCTGGGTCTGCTGGCTCTCGCCACGCTTGACCTCGACCAGCCCGTTGGGCTGGACGATCAGGTGCATGATGTTCTTCTGGCTGACCTGCACCTGCTCCTGGGCCTCGGGCAGCACGACCGGAAGGCCCTTGTCACGCGGGAACACCGTCGTGACCAGGAAGAAGATCAGCAGCAGGAACGCGATGTCCGCCATGGACGAGGTAGGCACCTCGTCGCTGACCTTGGACTTCTTTCTCATCATCGCCATGGAATCGCTTCTCCGCGGGCGTAAGCGCTGGTTTCAGATACCGGATGGACGGGCGTGGGGTTCCGATCCCGACTCACGTCTGCGGGGGCACTCCTCCGCCAGGCGTGGCTCGTGTGTCCGAAGGACGCTGCGCCACGCCGCCTTCCCCGGCCAGGGGGTCGGGGCGGGTGGCCTGCTTGGTGGCGGGCCGGGCCATGGTGCTCGCGCGCGCCTTCCGGGAGGAGGTCACGGTGAGCTTGCCCTGCTTCTCCATGTCCCACGCCAGGCTCAGGATCTCCTGGGTGCCCTGCTCCATGTCCACGATCAGCTTGTCGATGGCGTAGACGAAGAAGTTGTAGGCGATGTTGACCGGGATGGCGATGACGAGGCCGGCCGCCGTGGTGAGCAGCGCGACCTTGATCCCTCCGGCCACGAGGCCCGGATCCACGTTGCCTGCCGCCTCGATGGAGGCGAAGGCCAGGATCATCCCGGCCACCGTGCCCAGGAAGCCCATCAGCGGGGCCACGTTGGCGATGGTGGCCAGCACCACCAGCCCGCGCTCCAGGAAGCCGAGCTCGATCGTGCCGGTGGTGTTCACGGCGGCTTCGACCTCACCCCGGCGGACCTTGAGGTCGCGCAGTCGG
This genomic window contains:
- a CDS encoding biopolymer transporter ExbD; amino-acid sequence: MAIKQGGFKRKSGVSDEIPSSSLADIAFLLLIFFMVTTVFRTSGEQPIDWVQAEATQKIDEKKKNVLELWVLENGNVFVNDRPVAMADVSSLVAPMYIETERRLVTSVRADKDVPYRYIDLVQKELQEAGAIRVVFATELERRMAGERR
- a CDS encoding biopolymer transporter ExbD; its protein translation is MAMMRKKSKVSDEVPTSSMADIAFLLLIFFLVTTVFPRDKGLPVVLPEAQEQVQVSQKNIMHLIVQPNGLVEVKRGESQQTQQVRPEQLEAMWRLEVTNNPNLIAAVKTHPDAPYRFMVDVLDALQSAGADKISLQVLEG
- a CDS encoding MotA/TolQ/ExbB proton channel family protein; translated protein: MSLFADGGVMMYPLVLCSLLALGVIIAKAWTLFVAHKDAKGVMNRVEEAARSGRLDEAIEIAASTRGPTAAILHAGLLRLRDLKVRRGEVEAAVNTTGTIELGFLERGLVVLATIANVAPLMGFLGTVAGMILAFASIEAAGNVDPGLVAGGIKVALLTTAAGLVIAIPVNIAYNFFVYAIDKLIVDMEQGTQEILSLAWDMEKQGKLTVTSSRKARASTMARPATKQATRPDPLAGEGGVAQRPSDTRATPGGGVPPQT
- a CDS encoding energy transducer TonB yields the protein MTETSATAGTTANDRFKQGFNTWFWGSIVAATAIHFAVFQFWPEMTAADVSVATEELEAIELPPEIEIPPPPQAIARPATPVIADTPIEEDITIAPTTFDDNPVEDLPPPPEATETDVSAAPTFTPFTVRPDLKNRSDVQRALTREYPPLLRDAGIGGTVNVWFFIDENGRVLRTQVQQSSGHKALDDAALKVASIMEFTPALNRDKRVQVWVAFPITFQIQ